Proteins co-encoded in one Erinaceus europaeus chromosome 2, mEriEur2.1, whole genome shotgun sequence genomic window:
- the LOC103113249 gene encoding olfactory receptor 2V1-like, whose product MWKGNDTEMTDFTLLGFFPEFKYITAMVSLILLIYTAALTGNTLLILLIGLDSRLHTPMYFLLSQLSLMDLMLTSSIVPKMAVNFFSGWKSISFLACGTQIFVSLAVAIAECVLITLMCFDRYVAICNPLRYSLIISPKVCLQMAATSWAVGTLTSLGHTAFTLHFHICSPREIPHFFCEVMAVLRIVCEDISDYEKAVVVTSILVLLLPLSLILSSYVLIFLAVLRMNSPEGRNKALATCSSHLCVVGLYFGPGMCIYMRPGSAKTPKLNQGLFLFGTVLTPLLNPLAYSLRNREVLNALKKLMARCQSSQ is encoded by the coding sequence ATGTGGAAAGGAAATGACACAGAAATGACAGATTTCACACTTCTGGGTTTCTTTCCTGAATTTAAGTACATCACAGCCATGGTCTCCCTCATTCTACTGATTTACACAGCTGCCCTCACTGGCAATACCCTTCTGATTCTCCTCATTGGGTTAGATTCTCGGCTACACACCCCTATGTACTTCCTGCTCAGCCAGCTCTCCTTGATGGATTTGATGTTGACTTCAAGCATCGTTCCCAAGATGGCAGTCAACTTTTTTTCTGGATGGAAAAGTATCTCCTTCTTGGCTTGTGGGACTCAAATATTTGTCTCCCTAGCTGTGGCCATTGCAGAGTGTGTTCTGATAACACTCATGTGCTTtgatcgctatgtggccatctgtaaCCCACTCCGGTACTCGCTCATCATCAGTCCTAAGGTTTGCTTGCAGATGGCAGCCACGTCATGGGCTGTAGGGACACTTACTTCCTTGGGTCACACTGCTTTCACCTTGCATTTTCACATCTGCAGTCCCAGAGAAATCCCTCACTTCTTCTGTGAAGTCATGGCTGTACTTAGGATCGTCTGTGAAGATATCTCTGACTATGAGAAGGCAGTGGTTGTAACAAGTATCCTTGTTCTTCTGCTGCCTTTATCTCTCATCTTGTCTTCTTATGTTCTCATATTCCTTGCTGTACTCAGAATGAACTCCCCAGAAGGTAGGAACAAGGCTCTGGCTACCTGCTCTTCTCATCTCTGTGTGGTTGGACTTTATTTTGGTCCAGGTATGTGTATTTATATGAGACCTGGCTCTGCCAAGACACCTAAGCTGAATCAAGGTCTCTTTCTGTTTGGAACTGTCCTCACCCCTCTCCTGAATCCTCTTGCCTATAGTCTAAGAAACAGGGAAGTTTTGAATGCACTGAAAAAATTGATGGCAAGGTGTCAGTCCTCCCAGTAG